In Nocardia yunnanensis, one DNA window encodes the following:
- a CDS encoding alpha/beta fold hydrolase, which produces MPRQRNSAARSRPISLVKIAVAVTVVAAGMAAPRAAAEPVDDFYYPPSQFDATPGAVIKTEGMSIYAVAPGSDGSWPLPAQRVMYTSRTQDDAPVAVSGTFIEASQPWRGSGPRPTVVIAPGTVGQGDQCALSLAFPTGIYANLTPPTFSANQEAQSAFAWNALGARVFVTDYIGMGTPGIHTYANRIEEAHAVLDAARAANRLSDSGSGTPLAFWGYSQGGGASAAAAEMQPGYAPELNVKGTWAGAPTADLAAILDRIEGSLIGGAVGFALNGFLDRYPALRPELDARMTPAGKSLLQELSNDCIGDVIARHPFLRTNEYTVDHRPLVDHMREIPAVQDILRQQRIGSLTPASPVLITSGRNDDTVPYGQARQLATDWCRSGATVTFRTDELPPILPGATIPNHFGPELLDGFGTDSALGYLVDRLNDKPLSGCAID; this is translated from the coding sequence ATGCCTCGTCAGCGGAATTCGGCGGCCAGGTCGCGGCCGATCAGCCTCGTCAAGATCGCGGTGGCGGTGACTGTGGTCGCCGCCGGAATGGCGGCCCCGCGTGCCGCCGCCGAACCGGTGGATGATTTCTATTACCCGCCAAGCCAATTCGATGCGACGCCGGGCGCGGTCATCAAGACGGAGGGCATGTCGATCTATGCGGTGGCGCCCGGTTCGGATGGCAGCTGGCCGCTGCCGGCGCAGCGGGTCATGTACACCTCGCGCACCCAGGACGACGCGCCCGTGGCCGTGAGCGGGACGTTCATCGAGGCGTCGCAGCCGTGGCGGGGGAGCGGACCGCGTCCGACGGTGGTGATCGCGCCGGGCACGGTCGGTCAGGGCGATCAGTGCGCGCTGTCGCTGGCCTTCCCGACGGGGATCTACGCGAACCTCACGCCGCCGACGTTCTCCGCCAATCAGGAGGCGCAGTCCGCGTTCGCGTGGAACGCGCTGGGCGCGCGGGTGTTCGTCACCGACTACATCGGGATGGGGACCCCGGGAATTCACACCTACGCCAACCGGATCGAGGAAGCGCATGCCGTGCTGGACGCGGCCCGCGCGGCGAATCGGTTGTCGGACAGTGGATCCGGCACGCCGCTCGCGTTCTGGGGTTACTCGCAAGGCGGTGGCGCGAGCGCCGCGGCGGCGGAGATGCAGCCGGGATACGCGCCGGAGTTGAATGTGAAGGGCACGTGGGCGGGTGCGCCGACCGCGGATCTGGCGGCGATCCTCGACCGCATCGAGGGCAGTTTGATCGGCGGCGCGGTCGGCTTCGCGCTCAACGGCTTCCTTGACCGTTACCCGGCGCTACGACCGGAGCTCGACGCGCGCATGACTCCGGCCGGCAAGAGCCTGCTGCAGGAATTGTCGAACGATTGCATCGGTGATGTGATCGCCCGGCATCCGTTCTTGCGAACCAACGAATACACCGTCGACCACCGGCCCTTGGTCGACCACATGCGCGAAATTCCGGCGGTGCAGGACATTCTGCGCCAGCAGCGCATCGGCTCACTCACACCCGCCAGCCCGGTGCTCATCACCAGCGGCCGCAATGACGACACCGTCCCCTACGGTCAGGCGCGGCAATTGGCGACCGACTGGTGCCGATCCGGTGCCACGGTCACCTTCCGGACCGATGAGCTGCCCCCGATTCTTCCCGGCGCCACGATCCCCAATCATTTCGGCCCGGAACTCCTCGACGGATTCGGCACCGACAGCGCCCTCGGTTATCTGGTGGACCGGCTGAACGACAAGCCGTTGTCCGGCTGCGCGATCGATTGA
- a CDS encoding MFS transporter — protein MSETTGGLAGLRRVVAASMAGTVVEWYEFFLYGTAATLVFSKVFFAQGGNDLDGILAAFITYAVGFAARPLGGIVFGHYGDKHGRKKLLQLSLVLVGAATFLMGCLPTFGQVGYLAPVLLVVLRFVQGFAIGGEWGGAVLLVAEHSPSRSRAFWASWPQAAVPLGNMLATVVLLALTSTLSDAAFLSWGWRVAFWLSAVVVLIGYYVRTKITDAPIFLAAQRLAEQEKAASISALEVLKRYPRGVFTAMGLRFGENIMYYLVVTFSITYLKVHVGANTKVILWWLLVAHAVHFLVIPQVGRLSDRFGRRPVYLVGALAAGTWGFFAFPMMDSKNNAIILSAIVIGLVFHGMMYSAQPAIMAEMFPTRMRYSGVSLGYQVTSLVAGSLAPIIAVRLLEDYKSSVPIAWYLAGAAAVTAIAVVFARETKGVDLAAVDRADAESVAAQQTSKAVATEVTAA, from the coding sequence ATGAGCGAGACAACCGGCGGGCTGGCCGGACTGCGGCGCGTGGTCGCCGCGTCCATGGCCGGCACCGTGGTCGAGTGGTACGAATTCTTCCTCTACGGCACCGCGGCCACGCTGGTGTTCAGCAAGGTCTTCTTCGCCCAGGGCGGCAATGACCTCGACGGCATCCTGGCCGCGTTCATCACCTACGCCGTCGGTTTCGCGGCGCGCCCGCTGGGCGGCATCGTCTTCGGGCACTACGGCGACAAGCACGGCCGCAAGAAGCTGCTGCAGTTGAGCCTGGTGCTGGTGGGCGCGGCGACCTTCCTGATGGGTTGCCTGCCGACCTTCGGTCAGGTCGGCTACCTGGCCCCCGTCCTGCTGGTGGTGCTGCGCTTCGTGCAGGGCTTCGCCATCGGCGGTGAATGGGGCGGCGCGGTACTGCTTGTCGCCGAACACAGTCCGAGCCGCAGCCGCGCGTTCTGGGCGTCGTGGCCGCAGGCGGCGGTCCCGCTGGGCAATATGCTCGCCACGGTGGTGCTGCTGGCGCTGACCTCGACGCTGTCGGACGCGGCGTTCCTGTCGTGGGGTTGGCGGGTGGCCTTCTGGTTGTCGGCGGTGGTGGTGCTGATCGGCTACTACGTGCGCACCAAGATCACCGACGCGCCGATCTTCCTGGCCGCGCAGCGGCTGGCCGAACAGGAGAAGGCGGCCTCGATCAGCGCGCTCGAGGTGCTGAAGCGTTATCCGCGTGGCGTTTTCACCGCCATGGGTCTGCGCTTCGGCGAGAACATCATGTACTACCTGGTCGTCACGTTCTCCATCACCTACCTGAAGGTGCACGTCGGAGCCAACACCAAGGTGATCCTGTGGTGGCTGCTGGTCGCGCACGCGGTGCACTTCCTGGTCATTCCGCAGGTCGGCCGGCTCTCGGATCGCTTCGGCCGCAGGCCCGTCTACCTGGTGGGCGCGCTCGCGGCGGGCACCTGGGGGTTCTTCGCCTTCCCCATGATGGACAGCAAGAACAACGCGATCATCCTGTCCGCCATCGTGATCGGCCTGGTCTTCCACGGCATGATGTACTCCGCGCAGCCGGCCATCATGGCCGAGATGTTCCCCACCCGCATGCGGTATTCCGGTGTGTCCCTGGGCTATCAGGTGACCTCGCTGGTGGCGGGTTCGCTCGCGCCGATCATCGCGGTGCGGCTGCTCGAGGACTACAAGTCCTCGGTGCCGATCGCGTGGTATCTGGCGGGCGCGGCCGCGGTGACGGCGATCGCGGTGGTGTTCGCCCGCGAGACCAAGGGCGTGGACCTCGCGGCGGTCGACCGCGCCGACGCGGAAAGCGTTGCGGCCCAGCAGACCTCGAAGGCAGTGGCGACGGAGGTGACGGCGGCATGA
- a CDS encoding asparagine synthase-related protein, which translates to MGRTGDVGRAQDVVWGRARRRSDRQVLATEPGAAMHFVAELRDIAAPSPESRRITDPEHAAESIGAATRERLRAVFEAMPGEPMLLLSGGVDSILLAATAVELGWKPRAITVATPEGTDHVSAATVAAGLGLAHEIVRLDGPAVVGLAKEAMTRLELAELWEVSYAIPMLAIVPLLEGTAGPILSGSGADAIFAGGKTLAHPTDSPAATVELDRMIRKESAHNFTRDRLVPDFYPRILGAHADRIVHAFQTVRFWELAETLAPPALFGTRAGHPVDKLAVRMACEHVLPQSIRHLAWAEKSAIQRSAGIMGALADAARADAASLRGARTYSDPLTEPFESVATRLYLARLADSRP; encoded by the coding sequence GTGGGACGGACGGGTGACGTGGGACGGGCTCAGGACGTCGTATGGGGCCGAGCCCGGAGGCGATCAGACCGGCAAGTCCTGGCCACCGAGCCGGGCGCGGCCATGCATTTCGTCGCCGAACTGCGCGATATCGCCGCACCGTCCCCGGAGTCGCGGCGGATCACCGATCCGGAACATGCGGCGGAGTCGATCGGGGCCGCAACGCGGGAACGTCTCCGCGCGGTGTTCGAGGCCATGCCCGGGGAGCCGATGCTGTTGCTGTCCGGCGGCGTCGACTCGATCCTGCTGGCCGCCACGGCCGTCGAGCTGGGGTGGAAGCCACGCGCGATCACCGTGGCCACGCCGGAAGGCACCGATCACGTGAGCGCGGCCACGGTCGCCGCCGGGCTCGGCTTGGCGCACGAGATCGTCCGACTCGACGGTCCGGCCGTGGTGGGCCTCGCCAAGGAGGCGATGACCCGGCTCGAACTCGCCGAGCTGTGGGAGGTCTCCTACGCCATCCCGATGCTGGCGATCGTGCCCCTGCTGGAGGGCACTGCGGGCCCGATCCTCAGCGGCAGCGGCGCGGACGCGATCTTCGCGGGCGGCAAAACCCTTGCGCACCCGACCGATTCGCCCGCGGCGACCGTCGAACTCGACCGCATGATCCGCAAGGAATCCGCCCACAATTTCACGCGAGACCGCCTCGTCCCCGACTTCTACCCCCGCATACTGGGCGCGCACGCCGACCGCATCGTGCACGCCTTCCAAACCGTCCGCTTCTGGGAACTGGCCGAAACCCTCGCGCCCCCAGCCCTGTTCGGCACCCGTGCGGGCCATCCGGTCGACAAGCTGGCGGTTCGAATGGCGTGCGAACACGTGTTGCCGCAATCGATCCGGCATCTCGCCTGGGCCGAGAAGTCGGCGATTCAGCGCTCGGCGGGCATCATGGGCGCGCTCGCCGACGCGGCGCGCGCCGACGCCGCCTCCCTGCGCGGCGCCCGCACCTACAGCGATCCCCTCACCGAGCCTTTCGAATCCGTCGCCACCCGCCTCTACCTGGCCCGCCTCGCCGACAGCCGCCCCTGA
- a CDS encoding response regulator transcription factor: MRRADGSPLRVLVVDDEPALAELVSLALRYEGWTVETAADGRTAVHKARMLRPDVAVLDLMLPDMTGLEVLDRVRQLLPDLPVLLLTAKDTVEDRIAGLTAGGDDYVTKPFSVEEVVLRLRSLLRRTGVATEDACTRLVVGDLTLDEDSHEVTRDGVDIALTSTEFELLRLFMRNPRRVLSKAQILDRVWSYDFGGRSNIVELYVSYLRKKIDNGRAPMIHTLRGAGYVLKPAR; this comes from the coding sequence ATGCGTCGTGCCGACGGCAGCCCGCTGCGGGTGCTGGTGGTGGACGACGAGCCGGCCCTGGCCGAGTTGGTGAGTTTGGCGCTGCGGTACGAGGGTTGGACGGTCGAGACGGCCGCGGATGGCCGCACGGCGGTCCACAAGGCGCGAATGTTGCGCCCGGATGTGGCCGTGCTCGATCTGATGCTGCCGGACATGACGGGTCTGGAGGTGCTGGATCGGGTGCGGCAGCTGCTGCCGGATCTGCCGGTGCTGCTGCTCACGGCCAAGGACACCGTCGAGGACCGCATCGCCGGACTCACCGCCGGCGGCGACGATTACGTCACCAAGCCGTTCAGCGTCGAGGAGGTGGTGCTGCGGCTGCGGTCGCTGCTGCGGCGCACGGGTGTCGCCACCGAGGACGCGTGCACGCGGCTGGTGGTCGGCGATCTCACCCTCGACGAGGACAGTCACGAGGTGACCCGCGATGGCGTCGACATCGCCCTCACCTCAACGGAATTCGAGCTGCTGCGATTGTTCATGCGCAATCCGCGCCGCGTGCTGAGCAAGGCGCAGATCCTCGACCGGGTGTGGAGCTACGACTTCGGCGGCCGCTCCAACATCGTCGAACTGTATGTCTCCTACCTGCGCAAGAAGATCGACAACGGTCGCGCACCGATGATCCACACACTGCGAGGGGCCGGCTATGTCCTCAAACCCGCCCGTTGA
- a CDS encoding 3-hydroxybutyrate dehydrogenase — MTQRPLDGELSGRTALVTGGASGIGAACARELAARGAEVTVADIDGEGAEKVAAEFGGHTWQVDLSDVTALEELTLATDILVNNAGVQTVSPITEFPPERFRTMLALMVEAPFLLTRAALPHMYAQGFGRIVNLSSVHGLRASAFKAAYVTAKHALEGLSKVTALEGGPYGVTSNCVNPGYVRTPLVDKQIADQAAAHGIPEQEVVERIMLTDNAIKRLVEPEEVASLVGWLASDAARMVTGASYTMDGGWSAR; from the coding sequence ATGACACAGCGACCCCTGGACGGCGAACTGAGCGGGCGGACGGCGCTGGTGACGGGCGGCGCGAGCGGGATCGGGGCGGCGTGCGCCCGCGAACTCGCCGCCCGCGGCGCGGAGGTGACCGTCGCCGATATCGACGGCGAGGGCGCGGAGAAGGTGGCCGCCGAATTCGGCGGCCACACCTGGCAGGTGGACCTGTCCGACGTGACGGCGCTCGAGGAGCTGACCCTCGCCACCGACATCCTGGTCAACAATGCCGGCGTGCAGACCGTCAGCCCGATCACCGAATTCCCCCCGGAGCGCTTCCGCACCATGCTGGCGCTCATGGTGGAGGCGCCGTTCCTGCTCACCCGCGCCGCCCTGCCGCACATGTACGCGCAGGGGTTCGGCCGGATCGTCAATCTGTCCTCGGTGCACGGGCTTCGGGCCTCGGCGTTCAAGGCGGCGTACGTGACCGCCAAGCACGCGCTCGAAGGACTGTCGAAGGTGACGGCCCTCGAAGGCGGCCCGTACGGGGTGACCAGCAACTGCGTCAATCCCGGCTATGTGCGAACTCCGCTGGTGGACAAGCAGATCGCCGATCAGGCCGCCGCCCACGGGATTCCGGAGCAGGAGGTGGTGGAGCGAATCATGCTGACCGACAATGCGATCAAGCGACTGGTGGAACCCGAGGAAGTGGCCTCGCTGGTGGGCTGGCTGGCCTCCGACGCCGCCCGCATGGTGACCGGGGCCTCCTACACCATGGATGGCGGATGGAGCGCGCGGTGA
- a CDS encoding sensor histidine kinase, with product MNPPHDMTPPATTTPPATPPPEPRASGRRRWSLRARLLLGQAVLLVVAVAGIGIATEVALQQFLVHQLDVSLNETAKRALGDSGGGPALGPRPLDQHGPPPPVSEQDYGPGPDFLNRRNIQPDTIGALVDTDKSVSAARVHADGSQSLLSGAARAQLAGVPTGKPVTLSISGEGHYRVESATTWTGQTVITALPLAPVDATLMRVLLVLVIVTATVLAIVISAGIWLVRHALAPLDRVAATATRVADLRLDRGEVTMPVRVSPADADPRTEVGQLGASVNRMLDHIASALEARHASETRVRRFLADASHELRTPLTAIRGYAELAQRERDNVPEVVAYALGRVDSESRRMSTLVEDMLLLARLDAGRGLEQTPVDLTQLTVDAVSDAHVAGPDLKWQLELPPEPIVITGDSARLHQVLANLLANARTHTGPGTTVTTALSGDGRGGARWRVTDNGPGIPADLQPEVFERFARGDSSRSRRAGSTGLGLAIVAAVVKAHGGDITVESAPGRTEFTVHLPAAPPEPDPPV from the coding sequence ATGAACCCGCCCCACGACATGACCCCGCCCGCGACGACAACTCCGCCCGCGACGCCTCCGCCCGAACCCCGCGCATCCGGTCGCCGCCGCTGGTCGCTGCGCGCCCGGCTGCTGCTGGGCCAGGCGGTGCTGCTGGTGGTCGCCGTCGCGGGCATCGGCATCGCGACCGAGGTTGCGCTGCAACAGTTCCTGGTCCACCAGCTGGATGTGAGCCTGAACGAAACCGCCAAACGCGCCCTCGGCGATTCGGGTGGCGGCCCGGCGCTGGGCCCGCGTCCGCTCGACCAGCACGGACCGCCCCCGCCGGTGAGCGAACAGGACTACGGTCCCGGCCCGGACTTCCTGAATCGCCGCAATATCCAACCGGATACGATCGGCGCCCTGGTCGACACCGACAAGTCCGTCAGTGCCGCCCGCGTCCACGCCGACGGCTCCCAGTCGCTGCTGTCGGGCGCCGCCCGCGCGCAACTCGCGGGCGTGCCCACGGGAAAGCCGGTCACGCTGAGCATTTCGGGTGAGGGCCACTATCGCGTGGAGTCGGCGACGACCTGGACGGGCCAGACGGTGATCACCGCCCTGCCGCTCGCCCCGGTCGACGCCACCCTGATGCGCGTTCTCCTGGTGCTGGTGATCGTCACCGCCACGGTGCTGGCGATCGTGATCTCCGCGGGTATCTGGCTGGTCCGCCACGCGCTCGCCCCCCTGGATCGCGTCGCCGCCACCGCCACCCGGGTCGCGGATCTGCGCCTGGATCGCGGCGAAGTGACCATGCCCGTGCGGGTTTCGCCCGCCGACGCCGACCCGCGCACCGAGGTCGGGCAGCTCGGCGCGTCCGTCAACCGCATGCTCGACCACATCGCCAGCGCACTGGAGGCCCGGCACGCCAGCGAGACCCGCGTCCGCCGCTTCCTGGCCGACGCCAGCCACGAGTTGCGCACCCCGCTGACCGCCATTCGCGGTTACGCCGAACTGGCGCAACGAGAACGCGACAACGTGCCCGAGGTGGTCGCCTATGCGCTGGGCCGCGTAGATTCGGAATCCCGGCGCATGTCGACCCTGGTCGAGGACATGCTGCTGCTGGCTCGCCTGGACGCCGGGCGCGGCCTCGAACAGACCCCGGTGGATCTCACCCAGCTGACCGTCGACGCGGTCAGCGACGCGCATGTGGCGGGTCCGGATCTGAAGTGGCAGTTGGAATTGCCGCCCGAGCCCATCGTGATCACCGGCGATTCGGCGCGCCTGCATCAGGTGCTGGCCAACCTGCTGGCCAACGCCCGCACCCACACCGGCCCCGGCACCACCGTCACCACCGCGTTGAGCGGCGACGGCCGCGGCGGGGCGCGGTGGCGGGTCACCGACAACGGCCCGGGCATTCCGGCCGATCTGCAACCGGAGGTCTTCGAACGCTTCGCGCGCGGCGACTCGTCGCGTTCGCGTCGCGCCGGCAGCACCGGGCTCGGGCTGGCCATCGTGGCGGCGGTGGTGAAGGCGCACGGCGGCGACATCACCGTCGAAAGCGCGCCCGGCCGTACCGAATTCACAGTCCACCTGCCCGCCGCCCCACCCGAGCCGGATCCGCCGGTCTAG
- a CDS encoding LysR family transcriptional regulator: protein MSVTSATGRPSADDLLVLLAVGRTGRYVSAAEELGINHTTISRRIAALEQALGGRVLIRGAGGWELTDLGREALGAAEAIESAVRSLTSDTPALEGVVRMSATDGFSAYVAAPAVAAVQRRHPKLSVEIVTATRLASLQRSGFDIEVVVGKPQLRRARAFALGDYTLGLYASHGYLSEHPVPRTVDDLAAHSLVYFIDSMLQVDDLDLAPTFAPAMRESLSSTNVFVHVEATRAAAGLGLLPCFMADRHADLVRVLPEIAVRLTYWLVTRPETLRRPEVAAIVEALRTQVREHGDMLMGTSGGDGGQSIEYIQP from the coding sequence ATGAGCGTGACCTCCGCCACAGGGCGACCGAGCGCCGACGATCTGCTGGTGTTGCTCGCGGTCGGGCGAACCGGACGCTACGTCTCGGCCGCAGAAGAGTTGGGCATCAACCACACCACCATCTCGCGGCGTATCGCCGCGCTCGAACAGGCGCTGGGCGGGCGGGTGCTGATTCGGGGCGCGGGCGGATGGGAGCTGACCGATCTCGGTCGCGAGGCGCTGGGCGCGGCCGAGGCCATCGAATCCGCGGTGCGCTCACTGACGTCCGACACCCCGGCGCTTGAAGGCGTGGTCCGCATGTCGGCAACCGACGGATTCAGCGCCTATGTGGCCGCACCCGCCGTCGCCGCCGTCCAGCGCCGGCACCCGAAACTCTCGGTCGAGATCGTCACCGCCACCCGGCTGGCCTCGCTACAACGCTCCGGCTTCGATATCGAAGTGGTGGTGGGCAAACCACAATTGCGGCGCGCTCGCGCGTTCGCGCTGGGCGACTACACGCTGGGACTCTACGCCTCGCACGGGTACCTGAGCGAGCATCCCGTGCCGCGCACGGTCGACGATCTGGCCGCGCACTCGCTGGTGTACTTCATCGATTCCATGCTCCAGGTCGACGATCTCGATCTGGCTCCCACCTTCGCTCCCGCCATGCGTGAATCCCTGTCCTCCACCAATGTTTTCGTTCACGTCGAGGCGACCCGCGCCGCCGCCGGGCTGGGGTTGCTGCCCTGCTTCATGGCCGACCGTCACGCGGATCTGGTCCGGGTGCTCCCGGAAATCGCTGTCCGGCTGACCTATTGGCTCGTCACCCGGCCGGAGACGCTGCGGCGGCCCGAAGTCGCGGCCATTGTCGAAGCCCTGCGCACCCAGGTCCGCGAGCACGGCGACATGCTCATGGGCACCTCGGGCGGCGACGGTGGGCAATCCATCGAGTACATCCAGCCGTGA
- a CDS encoding GMC oxidoreductase has translation MSDISRRSLLSGAVAAAVLATAPAARAGIAARINRVELTREEHRVVVIGSGFGGGVTALRLAQAGVPVLLLERGLRWPTGPNAQTFPRATAPDKRILWHRSSPELFGRPVAFEPYAGLVEAVPGENMTALCAAGLGGGSLVYQGMSLQPTEEVFATHFPDGFDWHALDTVYYPRVARMLGLAVAPDELIASKNYTAARVFAQHARDAGLPVSKIPMPIDWNYALAELRGEMTPSYTNGDGSLGVNNGGKHTVDVTYLAAAEATGRVTIETLHEVTDIERAPDGRWIVHVNRTDAAGTVLENKILTTGALVLAAGSLNTTRLLVRAAGKGQIPDLPAELGRGWGTNADRIYVWTAPTEDFGPAQGGPVVYGSLNWDDPATAHTLIQASIPPLSMDAHSTMMVGYGASADRGEFRYDTAADAATLHWPADGDAGIQNEHIGPAAHRIAGPSSTLLDTNAAFPSTWHPLGGASMGTVCDLDGRVLGQSGLYVLDGALMPGTTAACNPSMTIAALAERALDRLIATDVGAVL, from the coding sequence ATGTCAGATATCTCGCGTCGCTCCCTGCTGTCCGGAGCCGTCGCGGCCGCCGTGCTCGCGACCGCGCCCGCCGCCCGCGCCGGAATCGCCGCCCGTATCAACAGGGTTGAGCTGACCCGCGAGGAACACCGCGTCGTGGTCATCGGCTCCGGTTTCGGCGGCGGCGTGACGGCGCTGCGGCTGGCCCAGGCGGGTGTGCCGGTGCTGCTGCTCGAGCGCGGCCTGCGCTGGCCCACGGGCCCGAACGCCCAAACCTTCCCGCGCGCCACCGCACCGGACAAACGCATTCTGTGGCATCGCTCCAGCCCCGAACTGTTCGGCAGGCCAGTGGCTTTCGAGCCGTATGCCGGATTGGTCGAAGCGGTGCCGGGGGAGAACATGACCGCCCTGTGTGCGGCCGGTCTCGGCGGGGGATCGCTTGTCTATCAGGGCATGTCACTACAGCCGACGGAAGAGGTGTTCGCGACCCACTTCCCGGACGGCTTCGACTGGCACGCCCTCGATACCGTCTACTACCCGAGGGTCGCGCGCATGCTGGGTCTGGCGGTCGCGCCGGACGAGCTGATCGCCTCCAAGAATTACACGGCGGCAAGGGTTTTCGCGCAGCACGCCCGCGACGCCGGACTGCCGGTCTCGAAGATCCCCATGCCCATCGACTGGAATTACGCACTCGCCGAACTCCGCGGCGAGATGACCCCCTCCTACACCAACGGCGACGGCTCGCTGGGCGTGAACAACGGCGGCAAGCACACCGTCGACGTCACCTACCTCGCGGCCGCCGAGGCCACCGGCCGCGTCACCATCGAAACCCTGCACGAGGTCACCGATATCGAGCGCGCCCCCGACGGCCGCTGGATCGTGCACGTGAACCGCACCGATGCGGCGGGCACGGTCCTGGAGAACAAGATCCTCACCACCGGCGCGCTGGTGCTGGCCGCGGGCAGCCTCAACACCACCCGCCTGCTGGTGCGCGCGGCCGGAAAGGGCCAGATCCCTGATCTGCCAGCCGAACTCGGCCGCGGCTGGGGCACCAACGCCGACCGCATCTACGTCTGGACCGCTCCCACCGAGGACTTCGGCCCCGCGCAAGGCGGTCCCGTCGTCTACGGCAGCCTCAACTGGGACGATCCGGCCACCGCCCACACCCTCATCCAAGCCTCCATCCCACCCCTGTCCATGGACGCCCACAGCACCATGATGGTCGGCTACGGCGCGAGCGCCGACCGCGGCGAATTCCGTTACGACACAGCCGCCGACGCCGCGACCCTGCACTGGCCCGCCGACGGCGACGCCGGCATCCAGAACGAGCACATCGGCCCCGCCGCGCATCGCATCGCGGGCCCGTCGAGCACCCTGCTCGACACCAATGCCGCGTTTCCCTCCACCTGGCATCCGCTCGGCGGCGCGAGCATGGGCACGGTCTGTGATCTCGACGGCCGCGTGCTGGGTCAGTCCGGGCTCTATGTGCTCGACGGCGCGCTCATGCCCGGCACCACCGCGGCCTGCAATCCGTCGATGACGATCGCCGCCCTCGCCGAGCGCGCCCTCGACCGCCTGATCGCCACCGACGTGGGCGCCGTCCTCTGA